One window of the Candidatus Poribacteria bacterium genome contains the following:
- a CDS encoding class I SAM-dependent methyltransferase, giving the protein MPSAAPHLRECEPPARRHRHARYRHDRHRLPHGHRAGAAEAASWAGDPGEHGPGALPAGGHAGRSAREARVRSRDDRAGIRRRARLRGPASEPHRERPRDGRIRSQSVAEATDPVNRSEYTSANRRGWNQAAPVHRASQFETLRERFAAPGYSCLDDLATSILTETIGVEGKAVVQLCCNNGRELLSVKNLGASRCVGFDIADAFIAQGRELATAGRLDAELVASDIYAIPHEYDGTFDVAFSTIGALGWLPDLTGAFAVCARLLQAGGAFFIYDEHPFLGMFEGDDAPPPSLRYSYFDKGPHRSDDGLDYFEFASYESDPVYWFQHTVSDILTACLDNGLALEHFREYEHDIANVYRGFERQREQLPLCFTLIARQTK; this is encoded by the coding sequence ATGCCCAGTGCGGCTCCACATCTGCGGGAATGTGAACCACCTGCTCGACGACATCGCCACGCTCGATATCGACATGATCGACATCGACTGCCTCACGGACATCGAGCTGGCGCGGCAGAAGCTGCGTCCTGGGCTGGCGATCCTGGGGAACATGGACCCGGTGCGCTACCTGCTGGCGGGCACGCCGGACGAAGTGCGCGAGAAGCTCGCGTTCGATCACGCGACGATCGGGCAGGGATACGTCGCAGGGCCCGGCTGCGAGGTCCCGCCAGCGAGCCCCATCGAGAACGTCCGCGCGATGGTCGAATACGCTCGCAGTCTGTAGCCGAGGCAACCGATCCCGTGAACCGATCCGAATACACGTCGGCGAACCGGCGGGGCTGGAACCAAGCCGCCCCGGTGCACCGCGCGTCGCAGTTCGAGACGCTTCGGGAGCGCTTCGCGGCTCCCGGCTATTCGTGTCTCGACGACCTAGCGACATCGATCCTGACGGAGACCATCGGCGTCGAGGGCAAAGCCGTCGTGCAGCTCTGCTGCAACAACGGGCGCGAGCTCCTCTCGGTCAAGAACCTGGGCGCGAGTCGGTGCGTCGGGTTCGACATCGCGGACGCGTTCATCGCCCAGGGCAGGGAGCTCGCAACGGCGGGCAGACTTGACGCCGAGCTCGTCGCGTCGGACATCTACGCGATTCCGCACGAGTACGACGGTACGTTCGACGTGGCGTTCAGCACCATCGGTGCGCTGGGGTGGTTGCCCGATCTGACGGGCGCGTTCGCCGTCTGCGCTCGGCTGCTGCAAGCCGGCGGCGCGTTCTTCATCTACGACGAACACCCATTCCTTGGCATGTTCGAGGGCGACGACGCGCCTCCACCCTCGCTCCGGTACTCCTACTTCGACAAGGGACCCCATCGGTCCGACGACGGGCTGGACTACTTCGAGTTCGCGTCTTACGAATCCGATCCCGTCTACTGGTTCCAGCACACAGTCTCCGACATTCTGACGGCGTGTCTCGACAATGGGCTGGCGCTGGAGCACTTCCGCGAGTACGAGCACGACATCGCCAATGTCTACCGGGGTTTCGAGCGTCAGCGCGAGCAACTGCCGCTCTGCTTCACGCTCATTGCGAGGCAGACGAAGTGA
- a CDS encoding site-specific DNA-methyltransferase gives MALQADELLIPLTGGSQTPRKQPRRRANGLDGKMWTRYSISIWSDIRRTAEETALRHPAMFPVVLAERLIQVFTNASQEIVLDPFVGVGTTALAAKNLGKHGIGIELSSEFAEIARHRCDGGSLFDLQSSDRGTARIYTANALRLGEFVEDHSVDLVITSPPYWNVLEAKRTADQKANRTYGADTEDFGKIADYGEFLRALQQVFRLVSSSMCDGAYCCVVLMDIRKKDRFYPFHSDVAAFMQEIGFTYDDLIIWDRRHEYNNMRPLGYPAVFRINKAHEYILILRKPIAASRGSNTS, from the coding sequence ATGGCGCTGCAAGCTGACGAACTACTCATACCACTCACTGGCGGCTCGCAGACTCCTCGCAAGCAGCCACGACGGCGTGCGAACGGCCTCGATGGCAAGATGTGGACGCGCTACTCGATCTCCATCTGGAGTGACATCCGGCGAACAGCGGAGGAGACTGCCCTACGACACCCGGCGATGTTCCCAGTTGTACTGGCGGAACGCTTGATCCAAGTGTTCACGAACGCCAGCCAGGAGATAGTCCTTGATCCGTTTGTGGGCGTTGGGACGACAGCCCTAGCTGCCAAGAACCTGGGCAAGCACGGCATTGGCATCGAGCTGTCATCAGAGTTCGCCGAGATCGCCCGCCATCGATGCGACGGCGGATCTCTGTTCGACCTGCAGTCATCCGACAGAGGAACCGCGCGCATCTATACGGCTAACGCGCTTAGGCTTGGCGAGTTCGTGGAGGATCACTCCGTAGACCTGGTGATCACGTCCCCACCATACTGGAATGTGCTGGAGGCCAAACGTACGGCGGACCAAAAAGCCAACCGCACCTATGGCGCAGACACCGAAGACTTCGGGAAGATCGCCGACTACGGCGAGTTCCTCAGAGCCCTTCAGCAGGTCTTTCGACTCGTTTCCAGTTCTATGTGCGACGGTGCGTACTGCTGCGTCGTTCTAATGGATATCCGCAAGAAAGACCGTTTCTATCCTTTCCACAGCGATGTAGCCGCATTCATGCAGGAGATTGGCTTTACCTACGATGATCTCATCATCTGGGATCGACGGCACGAATACAACAACATGCGTCCCCTCGGGTATCCCGCCGTGTTCCGCATCAACAAGGCACATGAGTACATCTTGATCCTGCGCAAGCCAATCGCTGCCAGTCGTGGAAGCAACACATCCTAG